Proteins encoded by one window of Bacillus sp. DTU_2020_1000418_1_SI_GHA_SEK_038:
- a CDS encoding adenylosuccinate synthase, which translates to MSSVVVVGTQWGDEGKGKITDFLSENAEVIARYQGGNNAGHTIKFNGETYKLHLIPSGIFYRDKISVIGNGMVVDPKALIKELAYLHERGVATDNLRISNRAHVILPYHLKLDEVEEERKGANKIGTTKKGIGPAYMDKAARTGIRIADLLDKEVFEEKLVHNLEEKNRLFERIYEIQGFTMEEILDEYYEYGQQIQQYVCDTSVVLNDALDEGRRVLFEGAQGVMLDIDQGTYPFVTSSNPVAGGVTIGSGVGPSKIKHVVGVCKAYTTRVGDGPFPTELENEIGNQIREVGREYGTTTGRPRRVGWFDSVVVRHARRVSGLTDLSLNSIDVLTGIDALKICVAYRYKGKVIEEFPASLKMLAECEPVYEELPGWQEDITGCKTLDELPANARHYIERVSQLTGIPLSIFSVGPDRTQTNIVRSPWRQN; encoded by the coding sequence ATGTCATCAGTAGTTGTCGTTGGAACACAGTGGGGAGATGAGGGAAAAGGAAAAATTACTGATTTCTTATCTGAAAATGCTGAAGTCATTGCTCGCTATCAAGGTGGAAATAATGCGGGACATACAATTAAATTTAACGGGGAAACTTATAAGCTGCATTTGATTCCCTCAGGGATTTTCTATCGTGATAAGATCAGTGTGATTGGTAATGGGATGGTGGTTGACCCTAAAGCCCTAATAAAGGAGCTTGCCTACCTGCACGAAAGAGGAGTAGCAACTGATAACCTCCGCATAAGCAACCGTGCCCATGTTATTCTGCCCTATCATCTTAAATTAGATGAAGTAGAGGAAGAGAGGAAAGGGGCTAATAAAATTGGAACAACGAAGAAGGGAATTGGCCCTGCCTATATGGATAAAGCAGCAAGGACTGGTATCCGTATTGCTGACTTATTAGATAAGGAAGTTTTTGAAGAAAAGCTTGTACACAATCTTGAAGAAAAAAATCGCCTGTTTGAACGTATATATGAAATACAGGGTTTTACAATGGAAGAGATTTTGGATGAATATTATGAATACGGGCAGCAGATTCAACAGTATGTTTGTGATACATCTGTTGTACTTAATGATGCCCTTGATGAGGGGCGCAGAGTTCTCTTTGAAGGGGCACAAGGGGTCATGCTCGATATTGATCAAGGAACCTACCCATTTGTTACCTCTTCTAATCCTGTTGCCGGGGGCGTAACCATTGGATCAGGAGTAGGCCCTTCAAAGATTAAGCATGTGGTGGGTGTATGTAAAGCGTATACAACGCGGGTGGGAGATGGACCTTTCCCAACAGAGCTTGAGAATGAAATTGGCAATCAAATCCGGGAAGTAGGCCGGGAATATGGAACAACTACAGGCCGTCCGCGCCGTGTCGGCTGGTTTGATAGTGTAGTTGTCCGACATGCACGCCGTGTGAGCGGGCTTACGGATCTGTCTTTGAATTCCATTGATGTCTTAACGGGAATTGATGCTTTAAAAATTTGTGTAGCCTATCGTTATAAAGGGAAAGTGATTGAGGAATTTCCAGCAAGCTTAAAGATGCTGGCAGAATGTGAGCCTGTTTATGAGGAACTGCCGGGCTGGCAAGAGGATATTACAGGCTGTAAAACATTAGATGAGCTGCCCGCCAATGCGCGCCACTACATTGAGCGTGTATCACAATTAACGGGAATCCCGTTATCGATCTTCTCAGTAGGTCCTGACCGCACACAAACAAATATAGTTAGGAGCCCTTGGAGGCAAAACTAA
- the walK gene encoding cell wall metabolism sensor histidine kinase WalK, giving the protein MKKVGFFRSIHLKFVIIYVLLILIAMQIIGVYFVRQLEFTLKDNFKTTIQDRVNLLAYYLEEQMTKERLPDEEGPTLEEDVYRLLRDYYSEDVTEVRVIEGDTLKILGTSDPDNQGVVGQRTTDTLTRMTLATSQQASEDLIDKQTGNRIWVLVTPIKHNGEVRGAIYLVGKIENVFEQMRQINSIFISGTAIALAITAILGVLLAQTITRPMSDMRRQALAMAKGNFSRKVKIYGNDEIGQLAMTFNNLTKKLQEAQATTEGERRKLSSVLSHMTDGVIATDRKGRVILINEPAADMLNVSRETVLSMPIVSLLGLEEDYTFEELLSERDSIILDYSKPSNTLILRASVSVIQKETGFVNGLITVLHDITEQEKIDMERREFVANVSHELRTPLTTMRSYLEALAEGAWQDEEIAPKFLDVTQTETERMIRLVNDLLQLSKMDSRDYRLKKEWIDVIRFYNRIIDRFELSKQQNVTFERKLPDHSAFVEMDGDKLTQVIDNIISNALKYSPEGGKVTFKLEEQNEFVVISVSDEGVGIPKGNINKIFERFYRVDKARTRKLGGTGLGLAIAKEMVEAHGGEIWATSKEGKGTTISFSLPYDRTEEDDWE; this is encoded by the coding sequence TTGAAAAAGGTAGGCTTTTTTCGTTCTATTCATCTTAAGTTTGTCATCATCTACGTGTTACTCATATTGATTGCTATGCAAATTATTGGCGTCTACTTTGTTAGACAATTGGAATTTACGCTTAAGGATAATTTTAAAACAACCATCCAAGACCGTGTGAATCTGCTTGCTTATTATCTGGAGGAGCAGATGACGAAGGAGCGATTGCCTGATGAAGAGGGTCCGACCCTAGAGGAAGATGTTTACCGGCTTCTAAGAGATTATTACTCGGAAGACGTTACTGAGGTTAGGGTTATTGAAGGGGATACTTTAAAGATTCTTGGAACCTCTGACCCTGATAACCAAGGGGTTGTCGGACAAAGAACAACTGATACATTAACAAGAATGACGCTTGCCACCTCACAGCAGGCAAGTGAGGATCTTATTGATAAACAAACTGGCAATCGTATCTGGGTTTTAGTTACACCGATTAAGCATAATGGCGAGGTAAGAGGAGCCATCTACCTTGTTGGAAAAATAGAAAATGTATTTGAGCAGATGCGGCAAATTAACAGTATCTTCATTTCCGGTACAGCCATTGCCCTTGCGATTACAGCAATTTTGGGTGTCCTTCTAGCTCAAACTATTACAAGGCCAATGTCAGATATGAGAAGACAAGCTCTTGCTATGGCGAAGGGGAACTTCTCCCGAAAAGTTAAAATCTATGGCAATGATGAAATTGGCCAGCTAGCCATGACCTTTAACAATTTAACGAAAAAATTGCAGGAAGCACAGGCTACAACGGAAGGGGAAAGGCGAAAGCTTTCATCTGTCCTTTCCCATATGACAGACGGAGTGATTGCGACAGATCGAAAAGGAAGAGTCATTTTAATCAATGAGCCAGCTGCCGACATGCTGAATGTTTCACGTGAAACAGTTTTATCGATGCCGATTGTTTCACTTCTTGGCCTTGAGGAAGATTATACATTTGAAGAATTGCTATCTGAACGGGATTCGATCATTTTGGACTATAGCAAGCCTTCAAACACCTTAATCCTAAGGGCAAGTGTTTCTGTCATTCAGAAGGAAACAGGATTTGTAAATGGACTCATTACTGTTCTCCATGATATTACCGAGCAGGAAAAAATTGATATGGAGCGCCGGGAATTTGTTGCAAATGTTTCGCATGAACTGAGAACGCCACTCACAACAATGAGAAGTTATTTAGAGGCCTTGGCGGAAGGAGCTTGGCAGGATGAAGAAATTGCTCCGAAATTCTTAGATGTGACTCAAACGGAGACAGAGCGAATGATTCGCCTTGTAAATGATCTCCTTCAGCTTTCGAAAATGGACAGCCGGGATTACCGTCTGAAGAAGGAATGGATTGACGTTATTAGGTTCTACAACCGAATTATCGACCGTTTTGAATTATCGAAACAACAGAATGTTACATTTGAAAGAAAGCTCCCCGACCATTCAGCATTCGTTGAAATGGATGGAGACAAGCTAACGCAGGTCATTGATAACATCATTTCGAATGCCCTTAAATACTCCCCAGAAGGTGGAAAAGTAACCTTCAAGCTAGAGGAACAGAATGAATTTGTCGTTATAAGTGTTTCTGACGAGGGAGTAGGGATACCGAAGGGAAATATTAATAAGATATTTGAACGATTTTACCGGGTGGATAAGGCTAGAACGAGAAAACTTGGGGGCACTGGACTAGGTCTTGCAATCGCTAAAGAAATGGTAGAAGCGCACGGCGGGGAAATATGGGCGACAAGTAAGGAAGGGAAAGGTACAACCATTTCGTTCAGCCTGCCATATGATCGCACTGAAGAGGATGATTGGGAATGA
- a CDS encoding MBL fold metallo-hydrolase, whose translation MRFSVLASGSTGNAIFVETEDHSFLVDAGLSGKQMEALFQKIDRDMGKLSGILVTHEHSDHIKGVGILARKYKLPIYANEKTWNAMDGLIGQVPVEQKFTFSMETVKSFGSLDIESFGVSHDAADPMFYVFHHSGKKLVLITDTGYVSDRMKGLISNADAYVFESNHDVQMLRMGRYPWSIKRRILSDVGHVSNEDAAIAMSEVAGDRTKRFYLAHLSQDNNIKELARMSVSQTLESRGIIVGEQFELYDTDPKTPTALTAV comes from the coding sequence ATGCGATTCAGCGTACTCGCGAGTGGAAGTACGGGGAATGCAATCTTTGTCGAGACTGAGGATCATTCGTTTCTTGTCGATGCGGGCTTGAGCGGAAAGCAAATGGAAGCCTTGTTTCAAAAGATTGACCGGGATATGGGGAAGCTCTCTGGCATCTTAGTGACGCATGAACATAGTGATCATATTAAAGGTGTCGGGATACTCGCAAGAAAGTATAAATTACCTATCTATGCCAATGAAAAAACATGGAATGCGATGGATGGATTAATTGGACAAGTCCCTGTAGAGCAGAAGTTTACTTTTTCCATGGAGACTGTTAAATCATTTGGCTCGTTAGATATTGAGTCCTTTGGTGTTTCACATGATGCTGCAGATCCGATGTTCTATGTGTTCCATCATTCAGGGAAAAAACTCGTTTTGATTACGGACACAGGATATGTCAGTGATCGGATGAAGGGGCTTATATCGAACGCGGACGCTTATGTGTTTGAAAGCAATCACGATGTCCAAATGCTGCGAATGGGCCGCTATCCATGGAGTATTAAAAGGCGAATTCTCAGCGATGTTGGACATGTATCCAATGAGGATGCGGCGATTGCGATGAGTGAAGTGGCCGGTGATCGGACAAAGCGCTTTTACCTGGCACACTTAAGCCAAGATAATAATATTAAGGAACTAGCAAGAATGTCAGTATCACAGACGCTTGAAAGCAGAGGCATTATTGTAGGAGAGCAGTTTGAGCTTTATGATACAGATCCAAAGACGCCGACAGCACTGACGGCAGTGTAA
- a CDS encoding YycH family regulatory protein, whose amino-acid sequence MTYENIKSLILVILVCFSVLLTWSIWTYQPNLETMEKTKTVQEVAISEKKDAEEIVKPDRVIYHYSKDKHFGTTEAAEIDKIVTELSRWNFTDFMNVSSEVKNSPSFIHNSGNAVILFPDTIPIDFYRTIIDMKEKKIPNFYFDRIVIDTEGIQKDQGFVYFISTEREEAYRSQVPASFVQSFYNGFFNNAEYSLHYTKYFPFKSSSNRVIYLPEDAPKMLQYQFLSTPLESEKFKNALFKDPTVVTKSYQQSGEEYTNGSSLMRVNNDRNTLSYVNPVGGSESQLTSRSLLKRSIDFVNEHGGWTDNYRFVEMDETSRQVLFRIYDDKGYPIFSEGSGISEINQTWGQSEIYKYFRNNFLIGLLMDSTETSLPSGQEVIELLESKGLERANVQDIILGYAMKKDARLVYLEPSWFYKYNGSWNQLSMDETIGGANRGLE is encoded by the coding sequence ATGACATATGAAAATATTAAATCGCTCATATTAGTCATTTTAGTATGCTTTAGTGTGCTTTTAACATGGAGCATCTGGACTTATCAGCCCAATTTAGAAACGATGGAAAAAACAAAAACGGTTCAAGAAGTCGCGATCAGTGAGAAAAAGGATGCGGAAGAAATTGTTAAGCCAGACAGAGTGATCTACCATTACTCGAAGGATAAGCATTTTGGGACGACTGAAGCAGCTGAGATTGATAAGATTGTCACTGAATTAAGCAGGTGGAATTTTACAGATTTTATGAATGTCTCTAGTGAAGTAAAGAATTCCCCATCATTCATTCATAATTCTGGTAATGCCGTCATTCTTTTTCCGGACACAATTCCGATTGATTTTTACCGGACAATTATTGATATGAAGGAAAAGAAGATCCCAAACTTTTATTTTGACCGAATTGTTATTGATACTGAGGGAATCCAAAAGGATCAGGGGTTTGTCTATTTCATTTCGACAGAAAGGGAAGAGGCTTACCGTAGCCAAGTGCCAGCTTCCTTCGTGCAAAGTTTTTATAATGGCTTTTTTAATAATGCGGAATATAGCCTTCATTATACTAAGTACTTTCCGTTTAAGAGCTCTAGCAACCGGGTCATTTACCTGCCTGAGGATGCGCCCAAAATGCTTCAATACCAGTTCTTATCGACCCCATTAGAGTCAGAAAAATTTAAGAACGCTTTGTTTAAGGATCCTACTGTTGTCACGAAGAGCTATCAGCAATCTGGTGAGGAATACACAAATGGCTCAAGCTTAATGCGTGTGAATAACGATCGAAACACTCTTTCATATGTGAACCCAGTAGGAGGCAGCGAAAGCCAATTGACGTCAAGAAGCCTTCTGAAAAGGAGTATTGATTTTGTCAATGAGCATGGGGGCTGGACCGATAATTACCGCTTTGTTGAAATGGACGAAACGAGCCGCCAGGTACTGTTCCGTATTTATGATGACAAAGGATATCCTATTTTTAGTGAGGGCAGCGGGATTTCAGAAATTAACCAAACATGGGGCCAAAGTGAAATTTATAAATATTTCAGGAATAACTTTTTAATTGGACTCCTAATGGATTCTACGGAAACCAGCCTTCCATCAGGCCAGGAGGTCATTGAGTTATTGGAATCGAAAGGTTTGGAACGGGCTAATGTACAGGATATTATCCTTGGCTATGCGATGAAAAAGGATGCAAGACTCGTGTATTTAGAGCCCAGCTGGTTCTATAAATATAATGGCTCCTGGAATCAGTTATCCATGGATGAGACAATAGGAGGGGCTAATCGTGGATTGGAGTAG
- a CDS encoding M23 family metallopeptidase, with product MQDSTNKFTKIRKHTFNKFKTAFKKTALTVFAVGAISFAADVSAHANTEKLTTVYYVYVDKQYIGTVTDRTTIDGLIDTKLKEAQSSNENLKLSLNSEVTYVPEQVFHASFETNNTEIAEEVMKEIKVHADASALIIDGNPVAYVQNSEEANEIIKKLKLKYVSEEELNAVEAIKASDNSTLPPLKENETRILDVELSKEVSIKTEKIEPAKILSVEDAVKLLEKGSLEEVKYKVKEGDVLGGIAHAHNLKVKQLLDLNAGLTEDSLLQIGQELNVTILKPFIHVIINKEYFTNEVIPFEKEVVENANMFKGDTKVKQEGKDGKRAATYRISVQNGQVITKEIVKEEILEQPVKHIVVKGTKVIPSRGEGSFIWPTVGGYVSSHVGYRWGRMHKGIDIARPSNRTIKAADNGVVVSAGYQGSFGNKIVIDHKNGYRTIYAHLSSISVSPGQVVSKGSKIGVMGSTGNSTGVHLHFELYKNGALQNPLNYIR from the coding sequence ATGCAAGATTCGACAAATAAATTCACGAAGATCAGAAAACATACATTTAATAAATTTAAAACTGCCTTCAAAAAGACGGCATTAACTGTATTTGCTGTAGGTGCAATTTCCTTTGCAGCTGATGTTTCAGCACATGCTAATACAGAAAAGCTGACAACAGTTTACTATGTTTATGTAGATAAACAATATATTGGAACAGTTACAGATAGAACAACCATAGATGGCTTAATTGATACGAAATTGAAAGAGGCGCAGTCCTCGAACGAAAACCTAAAGCTGTCATTAAACTCTGAGGTTACATATGTACCTGAACAGGTTTTCCATGCAAGCTTTGAAACGAATAATACAGAGATAGCAGAAGAAGTAATGAAGGAAATTAAGGTACATGCCGATGCTTCTGCCCTTATTATTGATGGGAATCCAGTTGCCTACGTTCAAAACTCAGAAGAAGCGAATGAAATTATTAAAAAATTGAAATTGAAATATGTATCAGAAGAAGAATTAAATGCAGTTGAGGCTATAAAAGCTTCCGATAATAGTACATTACCCCCATTAAAAGAAAATGAAACTCGTATATTAGACGTAGAACTATCAAAAGAAGTTTCTATTAAAACAGAAAAAATTGAGCCAGCAAAAATTCTTTCTGTTGAGGATGCTGTTAAGCTTCTCGAAAAAGGATCTTTAGAAGAAGTCAAATATAAGGTTAAAGAAGGGGATGTGCTAGGTGGAATTGCACACGCTCATAACCTAAAAGTCAAGCAGCTGCTAGACCTTAATGCTGGATTAACAGAAGATTCCCTTCTGCAAATTGGCCAGGAATTAAACGTAACCATTTTAAAACCATTTATTCACGTTATTATTAATAAGGAATACTTCACAAATGAAGTGATCCCTTTTGAAAAAGAAGTAGTGGAAAATGCAAATATGTTCAAAGGGGATACAAAGGTTAAGCAAGAAGGAAAAGATGGAAAACGCGCTGCAACCTATCGTATTTCCGTACAAAATGGACAAGTAATTACGAAAGAGATAGTAAAAGAGGAAATTCTTGAACAGCCTGTTAAACATATTGTCGTTAAAGGTACTAAGGTGATTCCATCCCGCGGTGAAGGCAGCTTTATCTGGCCTACGGTTGGAGGATATGTTTCAAGTCATGTAGGCTATCGCTGGGGAAGAATGCACAAAGGGATTGATATAGCTAGACCGAGCAACCGCACGATCAAAGCAGCTGATAATGGAGTAGTTGTATCTGCAGGCTACCAAGGCAGCTTTGGAAACAAAATTGTAATTGACCACAAGAATGGCTACCGTACCATCTATGCTCATCTATCATCTATTAGTGTAAGCCCAGGACAAGTCGTTTCAAAGGGCTCCAAGATTGGAGTAATGGGGTCTACTGGAAACTCTACAGGTGTACATTTGCATTTCGAACTTTATAAGAATGGCGCCCTCCAAAACCCGTTAAACTATATACGTTAA
- a CDS encoding two-component system regulatory protein YycI, whose translation MDWSRIKTIFILTFLVLDIYLMYEFFKLKDSSQYEYSVETSFEKRLKADEIEYVELPKNYVKDTYLSAKPKNFNIDAIESLEKTKLKGLGLQVNTGTVLKFVLDKPFELSDEFDTAEINSFIKSNVLFGDQYRFWKKEGNAITYYQQFDDKVFYHNMSGELTIYLNEENDIVTYNQTMLEDIEELSEEQKIIQPLKAIETLYENGSLRPKSKITKVELGYFTFVQTSTSQVLTPAWRFVINDKEDVFVHAFEGQIIQLNNEDKNIVE comes from the coding sequence GTGGATTGGAGTAGAATCAAAACCATTTTCATATTAACCTTCCTTGTCTTGGATATCTATTTAATGTATGAGTTTTTTAAGCTAAAGGATTCCAGCCAGTATGAGTATAGTGTAGAAACTTCCTTTGAAAAACGTTTAAAAGCAGATGAAATTGAGTATGTGGAACTTCCGAAGAACTATGTGAAAGATACGTATTTAAGTGCAAAGCCAAAAAACTTCAATATTGATGCAATTGAATCATTAGAGAAAACGAAGCTAAAGGGACTGGGGCTGCAGGTAAACACTGGAACTGTGCTAAAATTTGTCCTTGATAAGCCATTCGAGCTAAGCGATGAATTTGATACGGCTGAAATAAATTCATTTATCAAAAGTAATGTTTTATTTGGGGACCAGTATCGTTTTTGGAAGAAAGAAGGAAATGCAATTACGTATTACCAGCAATTCGATGATAAGGTTTTCTATCATAATATGAGTGGCGAGCTAACCATTTATTTAAATGAAGAGAATGATATTGTTACCTACAATCAAACAATGCTGGAGGATATTGAGGAGCTTTCAGAGGAACAGAAGATTATCCAGCCTTTGAAGGCGATTGAAACGCTATATGAAAATGGTTCTTTAAGGCCAAAGAGTAAGATTACAAAAGTGGAGCTTGGCTATTTCACCTTTGTGCAAACAAGCACGTCACAGGTGCTGACTCCTGCATGGCGGTTTGTGATCAATGATAAAGAAGATGTATTTGTTCACGCCTTTGAGGGGCAGATCATCCAATTAAACAACGAAGATAAAAATATAGTGGAGTGA
- the yycF gene encoding response regulator YycF: protein MERKILVVDDEKPIADILQFNLKKEGFEVYCSYDGNDAIEKVEEIKPDLILLDIMLPQRDGIEVCREVRKKYDMPIIMLTAKDSEIDKVIGLELGADDYVTKPFSTRELIARIKANLRRHQQMAANANEEDETNEITVGTLIIHPDAYIVSKRGETIELTHREFELLHYLAKHIGQVMTREHLLQTVWGYDYYGDVRTVDVTVRRLREKIEDNPSHPTWIVTRRGVGYYLRNPEQE, encoded by the coding sequence ATGGAAAGAAAAATTCTAGTAGTTGATGACGAGAAACCAATTGCTGACATATTGCAATTTAACTTGAAAAAAGAAGGCTTTGAAGTCTATTGTTCGTATGATGGAAATGACGCTATCGAAAAGGTGGAAGAGATTAAACCAGATCTTATTCTTCTTGATATAATGCTTCCACAGAGAGACGGAATCGAGGTTTGCCGGGAAGTAAGGAAAAAATACGATATGCCTATCATTATGCTGACGGCAAAGGACTCAGAAATTGACAAAGTCATCGGTCTTGAGCTTGGAGCAGATGACTATGTAACAAAGCCTTTCAGTACAAGAGAGTTAATTGCCCGTATCAAAGCGAATTTGAGAAGGCATCAGCAAATGGCTGCCAATGCGAATGAAGAGGATGAGACTAATGAAATTACGGTCGGCACCTTAATCATTCATCCAGATGCTTATATCGTGTCAAAACGCGGTGAAACCATTGAACTGACTCACCGTGAGTTTGAGCTTCTTCATTACTTAGCAAAGCATATTGGACAAGTCATGACCCGTGAGCATCTTCTTCAGACTGTTTGGGGCTATGATTATTACGGAGATGTACGGACAGTTGATGTAACCGTTCGAAGACTCCGAGAGAAAATTGAGGATAACCCAAGTCATCCAACCTGGATTGTGACAAGAAGGGGAGTTGGGTACTATTTACGAAATCCTGAACAGGAGTAA
- the rplI gene encoding 50S ribosomal protein L9 — translation MKVIFLKDVKGKGKKGEVKNVADGYAQNFLIKQGLAVEANQANISSLSAQKKKEEKLAAEELAEAKKLKETMDKITLEFSTKAGEGGRLFGSITSKQIAEEMQKAHNIKIDKRKIELPDAIRSLGYTKVPVKLHAEVTSTLNIHVKEAN, via the coding sequence ATGAAAGTCATATTTTTAAAGGATGTTAAGGGTAAAGGGAAAAAAGGGGAAGTCAAGAATGTTGCGGACGGATACGCACAGAATTTCCTAATCAAGCAGGGCCTTGCTGTTGAGGCAAACCAAGCCAATATAAGCTCATTAAGTGCACAGAAGAAGAAAGAAGAAAAGTTAGCGGCAGAAGAGCTGGCAGAAGCTAAAAAGTTGAAGGAAACAATGGATAAAATTACATTGGAATTTTCAACAAAAGCGGGTGAAGGCGGCCGTTTATTTGGCTCCATTACGAGTAAGCAAATTGCAGAAGAAATGCAGAAGGCTCACAATATAAAAATTGACAAGCGCAAAATTGAGCTTCCAGATGCCATTCGTTCATTAGGCTATACGAAGGTTCCTGTTAAACTTCATGCCGAAGTGACATCCACTTTAAATATCCATGTAAAAGAAGCAAACTAA
- the dnaB gene encoding replicative DNA helicase: MNELVADRLPPQNIEAEQAVLGAIFLEPSSLTLASEILIPEDFYRAAHQKIFNVMLKLSDQGKAVDLITVTEELAAAKLIEDTGGVSYLSELAGSVPTAANMEYYAKIVEEKSLLRRLIRTATGIAQDGYTRENEVEVLLGEAEKNILEVAQRKNAGAFHNIKDVLVRTYDNIEVMHNRKGDITGIATGFAELDKMTAGFQRNDLIIVGARPSVGKTAFALNIAQNVATKTNENVAIFSLEMGAEQLVMRMLCAEGNIDAQRLRTGSLTDEDWGKLTMAMGSLSNAGIFIDDTPGVKITEIRSKCRRLKQEHGLGMILIDYLQLILGSGRSGENRQQEVSEISRSLKALARELQVPVIALSQLSRGVEQRQDKRPMMSDIRESGSIEQDADIVAFLYRDDYYDKESENKNIIEIIIAKQRNGPTGTVSLAFVKEYNKFVNLERRFDDSSVPPGA, encoded by the coding sequence ATGAATGAATTAGTTGCAGATCGTCTTCCACCGCAAAATATCGAAGCGGAACAGGCGGTTCTTGGGGCTATTTTTCTCGAGCCATCTTCCCTCACTTTAGCTTCTGAAATTTTGATTCCTGAGGACTTTTACCGTGCAGCCCACCAAAAGATTTTTAATGTGATGTTAAAGCTGAGCGATCAGGGAAAAGCAGTTGACTTAATTACAGTGACGGAAGAGCTTGCAGCAGCAAAGCTTATCGAGGATACAGGCGGAGTCAGCTATTTAAGTGAGCTTGCAGGTTCTGTTCCGACAGCTGCTAATATGGAGTATTACGCAAAGATTGTTGAAGAGAAATCTCTTCTCCGCAGGTTAATTCGTACGGCAACAGGCATTGCTCAAGATGGCTATACCCGTGAGAATGAGGTAGAGGTCCTATTAGGGGAAGCGGAAAAGAATATTCTAGAAGTAGCCCAACGGAAAAATGCAGGTGCCTTTCATAATATTAAGGATGTCCTTGTTCGTACCTACGATAATATTGAGGTCATGCATAATCGGAAAGGCGATATTACCGGAATTGCGACAGGTTTTGCCGAGCTTGATAAAATGACAGCCGGATTTCAGCGTAATGACTTGATTATTGTAGGTGCCCGTCCTTCTGTAGGGAAAACGGCATTTGCCTTAAATATTGCCCAAAATGTAGCCACAAAAACGAATGAGAATGTGGCGATTTTTAGTTTGGAAATGGGTGCAGAGCAGCTTGTTATGCGTATGCTGTGTGCTGAAGGTAATATCGATGCGCAAAGGCTTCGTACCGGATCCCTTACAGACGAGGACTGGGGAAAGCTGACGATGGCAATGGGGAGCTTATCGAACGCGGGGATTTTTATCGATGATACACCCGGTGTCAAAATTACTGAAATTCGATCTAAGTGCCGCCGCCTTAAGCAGGAGCATGGCCTTGGGATGATTCTCATTGATTATTTGCAGCTAATCTTAGGAAGCGGACGTTCAGGAGAAAACCGCCAGCAGGAAGTTTCCGAAATTTCACGGTCACTAAAGGCTTTAGCACGTGAGCTGCAGGTTCCGGTCATTGCGTTATCCCAGCTTTCCCGTGGAGTGGAGCAGCGTCAAGATAAAAGACCAATGATGTCTGATATTCGTGAATCTGGAAGTATCGAGCAGGATGCAGATATTGTGGCATTCCTATATCGTGATGATTATTATGACAAAGAATCTGAGAATAAAAATATCATCGAAATCATCATTGCGAAGCAGCGTAATGGTCCAACAGGTACTGTGTCGCTTGCCTTTGTGAAAGAGTATAATAAATTCGTAAACTTAGAGAGACGATTTGATGATTCATCCGTTCCACCAGGTGCATAG